A genomic segment from Sparus aurata chromosome 20, fSpaAur1.1, whole genome shotgun sequence encodes:
- the c20h10orf90 gene encoding (E2-independent) E3 ubiquitin-conjugating enzyme FATS, giving the protein MTLRRPAAHLRRAPGWRSSGDETYWESLIAEGEVVPRTTRPQRTPRPQSAIEGRQLDGWLEHLQRMQNDLLRAPVHDQVPAFNDRTTSMPALHKEPTRRAWRQPGIPSFSRGSSSCGSPSLCESSLGSQESLQTGFYSPPEHRGGWERAHIMQAPSKEQAELSYLAPVKIGWLPIQRRVVVAGAGNQRQSPDHSAGQVKLKQPITPTIQKNQATARHQDDEVERSRTSLSALGAKTWSTPSQDSSITRQVPEKPSFPANEGDRPVGWQALRRGWNTNRVSAFPGGSQTNELSTGTSYDPHRKSPPMKTTSTEPLRHGPHRTTSAEPCKPHTPLQGTSSTEKSYTPLHRTSSVQPIRATAQLCRTNSSSQPSHTQSSSAVTTIIPQNKAGFSSITISSRKVSRSASLPGSDTQNQSSQSPSPPMAHQTRDPNSRQVTVQRKATIVKVTEQRMMTSPGPSRKSPGVPPDSNALDTVVHRRKATIIKVTEHRESYSPAKVGSGTRHAHYRHSYTDGLYKGNSMWSQGNVSQHNAAPSYHHLDSKNSAVAPNESTSDADRNGGALHRSTLNLFVSTPPAIAAPAPSEVPLRAVGKRSDRPHRPLSCYGNVFGHTEPSKENATRPTARKLSFGLAHETNINPVNPDSSFISPRLAEKEAGRFVADPLEPNGGEKERLPPENAERRVSPCLTLIKAPDPHLNQSPEEVLALNAAAIIANIKLQRQLSKKKAPNGRSETDPAPPEGNTDEGRPHQDQSQVQRHKKPHAALVPLTPEPERSPETLSLQDALQRSRPDFISRSQGRVRELERRTQERRELAHSVDPQSKAALRQRRVHRARSTSLNDNLFKPRDRAITGQETQLRSKRTQAEVKRKKEEKKREVCLSNRQRVELFKKRLLDQVLHRGNR; this is encoded by the exons ATGACTCTCCGCAGACCAGCTGCCCACCTACGAAGGGCCCCGGGTTGGAGGAGCTCAGGAGATGAGACCTACTGGGAGAGCTTAATAGCCGAGGGGGAGGTTGTACCCCGCACCACTCGCCCCCAGCGCACACCCCGGCCCCAGAGTGCCATTGAGGGCCGACAGCTGGACGGCTGGCTGGAGCACCTGCAGAGGATGCAGAACGACCTTCTCAGAGCCCCAGTCCATGATCAGGTTCCAGCTTTCAACGACCGGACGACATCCATGCCCGCACTTCACAAAGAGCCAACCAGACGTGCCTGGAGACAGCCGGGGATTCCTTCCTTCAgcaggggttcatcttcttgtGGGAGTCCCAGCCTGTGTGAGAGTTCGCTAGGCAGCCAGGAGTCCCTCCAGACAGGGTTTTATTCCCCGCCTGAGCACAGAGGAGGCTGGGAGAGAGCTCACATCATGCAGGCCCCAAGCAAGGAGCAGGCTGAACTGAGTTATCTCGCTCCAGTCAAAATTGGGTGGCTGCCTATCCAAAGGAGAGTGGTGGTGGCTGGTGCTGGCAACCAAAGACAGTCTCCGGACCACTCAGCCGGCCAg gtAAAACTGAAACAGCCCATCACTCCAACAATCCAGAAGAATCAAGCCACAGCCAGGCACCAGG ATGACGAGGTGGAGAGGAGTCGCACCAGTCTGAGCGCTTTGGGTGCGAAGACGTGGTCGACACCTAGTCAAGACTCTTCAATTACCAGACAG GTGCCAGAAAAACCAAGCTTTCCGGCCAACGAAGGGGACAGACCTGTGGGATGGCAAGCTCTGAGGAGAGGCTGGAATACCAACAGGGTGTCCGCTTTCCCTGGAGGCAGTCAGACCAATGAGCTCTCCACAGGGACCAGCTATGACCCCCACAGGAAGTCCCCTCCGATGAAAACAACCAGCACGGAGCCCCTCAGGCACGGTCCTCATCGAACAACGTCTGCTGAGCCCTGCAAACCACACACTCCGCTGCAAGGGACAAGCAGCACAGAGAAGTCGTATACCCCTTTGCATAGGACAAGCAGTGTTCAGCCTATAAGGGCGACAGCCCAGCTGTGCAGGACAAACAGCAGCTCgcagccctcacacacacagtcgagCTCTGCTGTGACGACAATCATCCCTCAGAACAAAGCTggcttctcctccatcaccatctCCTCCAGGAAAGTGAGCAGATCCGCCAGTTTGCCTGGCTCCGACACCCAGAACCAGTCCTCCCAATCCCCTTCTCCGCCAATGGCACACCAGACGAGAGACCCAAACTCCAGGCAAGTCACAGTGCAGAGGAAGGCCACTATAGTCAAAGTGACAGAGCAAAGGATGATGACCAGCCCTGGCCCGAGCAGAAAAAGTCCTGGGGTTCCACCAGATAGCAATGCTTTGGACACAGTGGTCCACAGAAGAAAGGCGACCATAATCAAAGTGACAGAACACAGGGAGAGCTACAGTCCAGCCAAAGTGGGCTCTGGGACGAGGCACGCACACTACAGGCACAGCTACACAGATGGACTGTACAAGGGAAACAGCATGTGGAGTCAGGGAAACGTTTCACAGCACAATGCAGCACCTTCATATCACCATCTGGATTCGAAAAACTCTGCTGTAGCACCAAATGAATCCACTTCAGACGCGGACAGAAATGGTGGAGCGCTACACAGGTCCACGCTGAACCTCTTTGTGAGCACCCCCCCAGCCATAGCAGCACCCGCTCCCTCAGAGGTCCCTCTGAGGGCTGTTGGAAAGAGATCGGACAGGCCGCACAGACCACTGAGCTGCTATGGCAATGTGTTCGGACACACTGAGCCAAGCAAGGAGAATGCGACTCGACCGACTGCCAGGAAATTGAGCTTTGGGCTTGCACATGAGACCAATATCAACCCTGTGAACCCCGACAGTAGTTTCATCAGCCCTCGACTGGCGGAGAAGGAAGCAGGTCGGTTTGTGGCAGACCCCCTCGAGCCAAACGGAGGCGAGAAAGAGAGACTGCCGCCAGAGAATGCAGAGAGGAGAGTGTCCCCCTGTCTGACTCTCATCAAGGCCCCGG ATCCCCACTTGAATCAGTCCCCAGAGGAAGTGCTTGCCCTCAACGCGGCTGCCATCATAGCAAATATCAAACTCCAAAGACAACTCAGCAAGAAGAAAGCGCCAAACGGCCGCTCTGAGACGGACCCTGCACCACCCGAGGGAAATACTG ATGAGGGGAGGCCACATCAGGATCAGAGCCAAGTTCAGCGCCACAAGAAGCCTCACGCTGCTTTAGTTCCTCTGACTCCTGAACCAGAAAGGTCACCGGAAACTTTGTCTCTACAG GATGCGCTGCAGAGGTCCAGACCAGACTTCATCAGTCGTTCCCAGGGCAGAGTGCGAGAGCTGGAGCGAAGGacacaggagaggagggagctgGCGCATTCGGTAGACCCGCAGTCGAAAGCTGCTCTCCGgcagaggagagtccacagGGCCCGATCTACCTCGCTCAACG ATAACCTTTTCAAACCCAGAGATAGAGCCATTACTGGGCAAGAGACGCAGCTCAGATCTAAGCG CACGCaagcagaggtgaagaggaaaaaagaagagaagaagagggaggtgTGTTTGAGCAACCGGCAGCGAGTTGAACTTTTCAAAAAG AGGTTGTTGGATCAGGTCCTTCACAGGGGCAACAGGTGA